The genome window TGAACTAAGCGATTATGACCTGCAAGTGTTGCAGAAATTTTCCTTGATTGAATCCATCGAACCCGATCAGGAGGTATCGCTGGTTGTCCCAAACCAGGTTTCTTCAATGGCTGTAGGGCAGGCTCAGGTAGTTCCCTGGGGAATCACGCGCGTTGGTGGACCGCGTACCTATACAGGCTCTAAAAAGGTCTGGATCATTGATACTGGTGTTTTGCTTACGCACCCGGATCTGAATGTCAACACCTCACTGAGCAAGGGCTTTATTGGTAATTCTAGCGGAAATGATGGCAACGGCCACGGCACCCATGTCGCGGGAACCATCGGCGCCAGAAACAACACCATTGGCGTTGTGGGCGTTGCTCCGGGTGTTCAGGTGGTGGCAGTCAAGGTGTTGAGCGACGCAGGGAGCGGCTCCAATGCTACGGTTATTGCAGGAATCGACTATGTGGCGGCCACGGCTGCTTCGGGCGATGTAGCCAACATGAGCCTCGGCGGTGGGGTTAGCACTACGTTGGATAATGCCGTTAAAAACGCCGCTAACCGGGGTATTAAGTTTGCTGTTGCGGCGGGCAACGAACGAAGCCGCGCAACGACATCCTCACCCGCCCGCGTTGATCATGCCAATGTTGTTACGGTTTCGGCCCATGACATTAATAACCGCTTCGCTTCGTTTTCGAATTATGGCAATCCGCCCATCGACTGGTGCGCGCCGGGCGTCAACATTGAATCGACCTGGCTTGGCAATAACTACAACACCATCAGTGGCACGTCTATGGCTACACCACACGTAGCTGGCATCCTGCTTTTTGGCACTCCACTATCGAGAGGAACGGTAACGGGAGACCGGGATACAACGCCTGACAAATTAGCTAAACTACCTTAAGTTTTAGAATTTTATGTATCTTGGAAGGCATTAAGGCATACTATTTACGCTAAATTTCAGGTTTTCACCGAACACTAAATAAGGTCTGTAATTGGCTTGTATCCCTGGTGCCTTCTTTTTACATTGTTGCGTTTAAGTTTTTCTTAATCTCTGTATTAACTCTCGTTATTATGCACAAGTTATCCCTTAAAAGTGCGATGTGGGCCGCCGTTTTGCCTTCATTGATGATTGCCTGCCAGCCCGCTGAGAACTTCCAAAGTACAACTCCTAGCGATGTTGTTCACTACGGCACTAAAAACAGTTCGGCCCGGACAGGAGGCACGCAAAAGTATATTGTTACGTTCAAATCTGACCAAAGCCTAAACCGCTACCTACCAGAAGACAACAGTGATTATGAAACACGAAATCAGCGCATTCGTACCCTGATTTCCCGTTTGATCGGCATTGATATTGCCACTAAAACGGAGTACGTTTATAGCTCTTCCATCAAAGGATTTGCGGCTGAACTGAGCGATTATGACCTGCAAGTGCTGCAAAAATTCTCCTTTATCGAATCGGTAACACCCGATCAGGAAATTATGGTGAGTATACCCACTGGAGCTGCTACAGCCATAGGCGCTCAGGAAATACCTTGGGGAATTACCCGCGTTGGCGGACCACGTACGTTTACAGGCTCTCAAAAAGTATTCGTTCTTGATACAGGAATTGACCTGGATCACCCAGACCTGAACGTAAACGTTGCTCTAAGCCGTAACTTCGTCAACTCACGTCGTACCCCCGATGATGACAACGGACACGGTACGCACGTAGCGGGTACTATTGCAGCGAAAAACAATTCCATTGGTGTTGTTGGCGTTGCTCCGGGTGCACAGGTAGTTGCTGTTAAAGTATTAGCTTCGACGGGTAGTGGCTCATACGCTGGTATCATTAGTGGTGTTGATTATGTAGCCGCTACGGGGTCGGCGGGTGATGTAGCTAACATGAGCCTTGGCGGTCCTGGCAATACGCCGCTTGATAACGCTGTTATTGCTGCCGCGAACAAAGGCATCAAGTTTGCACTCGCCGCGGGCAATGAGGCTCAAAATACGAACAACGTTTCACCGGGTCGTGTCAACCATCCGAATGTTGTTACGGTTTCGGCCCATGACATTAACAACCGCTTTGCTTCGTTCTCAAACTACGCCAATCCACCCATTGACTGGTGCGCGCCAGGTGTCAATATTCGCTCAACGTGGCGCTCAGGAGGTTACTTCACGATCAGCGGTACGTCTATGGCTACGCCACACGTAGCAGGTATTCTGCTGTTCGGTACACCAAGCTCACGCGGTCCGGTTTCGAATGATCCAGACGGTACAGCAGACATTATGGCTGCCTTACCCGGTGTAGCGCTTTAATCAGCAGATTTATAATTTGTAATATTATCTAGCAAAAAGCCCCAACTCAGAGTGAGTTGGGGCTTTTTGTTGATGGGTGTTATGCTTTATTCAGGAATTGATCTTTGCTTTCGAAAGCTCATGAGCAGTAAATAAACCCCCAGCAGGATAGCCGGAATACTCAGGATCTGGCCCATGTTCAGAGACATCGTGTTTTCAAACTCAACCTGATTTTCTTTCAGGTATTCGTAGAGAAAACGGAGTGTGAAAACCCAGATCAGGAAAATACCCAGCATGCTGCCACGCGGTGTTTTTGCTTTGTAGCGATTCCAGAACCACAAGAGAAAAAAGAACAAGACCAGGCAGGATAGGGCTTCATAAAGTTGCGCCGGGTGCCGGGGCAACTGCGAATATTCCTGGTTACGCAGAAAAACAAACGCCCAGGGCACATCGGTTACTTTACCGACAATTTCGGAATTCATTAAGTTACCCAAACGAATAAAACAACCTGCCAGCGCTACCACAATCACGATTCGGTCTGTTACCCACAGGTAAGTCTGGCCTGAACTGCGTCGGGAACGAGCGTATAGGTATAAACCCAACAAAATACCAACCGCTGCACCGTGGCTGGCCAATCCCTGATAAGGCGGCAAAATCACTTCCAACGGATTCCGGAGTAATACGCCTGGTTCGTAAAAAAGAAAATGCCCAACTCGCGCACCAAGCACCGTTGTGATAACCATATATAAGGTCAGGGCGTCAATATCACTAAGTGGTTTTCCTTCCTTCTTGAAGACGTGAACCATAATTTGCTGACCGATAAGAAAACCCAGGGCGAATAAAAGGCCATACCAGCGAACCGCAAACGAACCAATTTTGAAGATTTCAGGGTTTATGTCCCAGATAATGTACGATAGCATTCTTTCTTAAATAGTGTTATAGTCACCGAGCGCCCAGGCCCGACTTGGTTGCGAGCAAAGATAGAAAAGATTTCACGAACGCCTTAGTATCCAATGAAAACCCTGCTGATTGTGCTGGTAAGATTCTACCAGGGAGCGATTTCTCCTTATCTGCCTAATGCGTGTCGCTATACGCCGACCTGCTCGCAATACATGATCGAAGCGGTTCAGAAACACGGCGCCATTCGCGGCGGCTGGATGGGCCTGAAACGCATTAGCCGGTGTCATCCCTGGGGCGGTTGCGGCTACGATCCCGTGCCCTAAACTGCCAATTTGTCTCTTTCCGCCGTTTTGCCTGATTCTTGCTTAGGCAGTTGGCACAAATCAATTAGTC of Tellurirhabdus bombi contains these proteins:
- a CDS encoding S8 family peptidase, producing MHKLSLKSAMWAAVLPSLMIACQPAENFQSTTPSDVVHYGTKNSSARTGGTQKYIVTFKSDQSLNRYLPEDNSDYETRNQRIRTLISRLIGIDIATKTEYVYSSSIKGFAAELSDYDLQVLQKFSFIESVTPDQEIMVSIPTGAATAIGAQEIPWGITRVGGPRTFTGSQKVFVLDTGIDLDHPDLNVNVALSRNFVNSRRTPDDDNGHGTHVAGTIAAKNNSIGVVGVAPGAQVVAVKVLASTGSGSYAGIISGVDYVAATGSAGDVANMSLGGPGNTPLDNAVIAAANKGIKFALAAGNEAQNTNNVSPGRVNHPNVVTVSAHDINNRFASFSNYANPPIDWCAPGVNIRSTWRSGGYFTISGTSMATPHVAGILLFGTPSSRGPVSNDPDGTADIMAALPGVAL
- the lgt gene encoding prolipoprotein diacylglyceryl transferase, yielding MLSYIIWDINPEIFKIGSFAVRWYGLLFALGFLIGQQIMVHVFKKEGKPLSDIDALTLYMVITTVLGARVGHFLFYEPGVLLRNPLEVILPPYQGLASHGAAVGILLGLYLYARSRRSSGQTYLWVTDRIVIVVALAGCFIRLGNLMNSEIVGKVTDVPWAFVFLRNQEYSQLPRHPAQLYEALSCLVLFFFLLWFWNRYKAKTPRGSMLGIFLIWVFTLRFLYEYLKENQVEFENTMSLNMGQILSIPAILLGVYLLLMSFRKQRSIPE
- a CDS encoding S8 family peptidase, encoding MNNFSLKNALWAAALPALLTACQPAENVQTEASNLVQFRGKNASARAGATQKYIVSFKSDADMARYLPEDNSDYEARSQRMRTLISRLIGVDIAAKSDEVYTTALKGFSAELSDYDLQVLQKFSLIESIEPDQEVSLVVPNQVSSMAVGQAQVVPWGITRVGGPRTYTGSKKVWIIDTGVLLTHPDLNVNTSLSKGFIGNSSGNDGNGHGTHVAGTIGARNNTIGVVGVAPGVQVVAVKVLSDAGSGSNATVIAGIDYVAATAASGDVANMSLGGGVSTTLDNAVKNAANRGIKFAVAAGNERSRATTSSPARVDHANVVTVSAHDINNRFASFSNYGNPPIDWCAPGVNIESTWLGNNYNTISGTSMATPHVAGILLFGTPLSRGTVTGDRDTTPDKLAKLP
- the yidD gene encoding membrane protein insertion efficiency factor YidD, which translates into the protein MKTLLIVLVRFYQGAISPYLPNACRYTPTCSQYMIEAVQKHGAIRGGWMGLKRISRCHPWGGCGYDPVP